In Uranotaenia lowii strain MFRU-FL chromosome 2, ASM2978415v1, whole genome shotgun sequence, one genomic interval encodes:
- the LOC129743570 gene encoding protein 4.1 homolog isoform X7 yields the protein MPGESKTTTPTAAPIPEPAATTPKKKPASSSGKAALAKVTVLDGSILEVTIDRKARGRDLLNSVCAGLNILEKDYFGLTYTTPVDPRVWLDLERPIAKFFRSDPWEMNFEVKFYPPEPAQLQEDITRYHLCLQVRNDILEGRLPCSFVTHALLGSYLVQSELGDYDADDMKDRAYLKEFKFAPNQTPELLDKVMDLHKTHKGQTPAEAELHYLENSKKLAMYGVDLHPAKDSEGVDIMLGVCASGLLVYRDKLRINRFAWPKILKISYKRNNFYIKIRPGEFEQYESTIGFKLENHRAAKKLWKACVEHHTFFRLMTPEPIKSGVFPRLGSKFRYSGRTHYETRKAPVERPAPDFTRSLTGKRLSSRSMDALAQQEREKAAQKDQNKDANKRHTMSHPPDHIPDLESPTRGSRSPIKKDKKERLKRESSTGTASASSQSSLEGDYDIGASASNVVHQKPVGGVAVLPVAGKKDKDKEIKEGVSPVKEETVNGNNGNQEQLNSSTEEKSSPTGKRKGFLFSSGRKSPKDKKTPVAVSNGNDNSTGKSKESSPTKEQVQAAGQKGQDAGKPGFTKPYEYSESDPNTSPQHKKNIKTRGFRYDEDPSVTARDKEEAQLSPNSQGRRATGLAFNYAPGEDQKVRESVEKRGVAGDVGKDGKLSPKGAGRGLPGESEAEKGVRTSARSYSPNKGRGADAALTGAGSFRPLDDSSPGKDSSTAFIQGEQGAALVPGYTEPAKKKVKIMVIISRFDPKTKKVDTANGVVEHSTGVLDTQTGQIESKYGVIDPKAGTIVCFNQQTGQNDTIQGQADPKTGQIHIVSGVVNPSTGKVDDGLGQAIVIAPDDDSIVEITAITSKIDPATGKIDTTNGEVEKTRGILNNKTGVIATKYGEINPKTGELRTVDPKSGKSSKRTVAIDKDNGQITIVGVTDPKTHKIDNSQAHLIAIGNQVDPVVEVTSVLGKLDKKGVVDPKTITFDKSTGQLNTEDGRINTKFGQFDMVKQTVTFVDPKTGKTETKECKIDPVTGQIVLKNQVNPKTGKVDKDYGRIVSIRIVQNRIDPASGKQVSTVEDKDIRVDPKTNQIWIPEGKDPRTGEVIYTSSQVDPKTGYVITIYGYLNPKTNEIEKQTKLDPNLTKVDPTTGQIYSATGQVDEATGEPLFAASQINDENGEIYTKVGRVDPKTGKLVIIKILILTKKDERGKPEEVDVNGVDFDPVTGKINNIATKTVYVYKMRDPITGETYQVDPNDPSIAGARTTVTQTMTLSGEIDPITGRIKSEWGHIDPNTGDIDPATAIKDPVTGKLILNYADIEPSHFGKNVTVTKETVPITREQFYEGIKHLGKKAIRRDSESSDDDMAEYEHDNVKEISSGTPKTAAGGKFGGTPTVVKTTTKQVITKNEDGVTHNVEEEVQNLGTGQIVYSTQEHKR from the exons ATGCCTGGTGAATCGAAAACGACAACGCCAACGGCGGCCCCCATTCCGGAACCAGCCGCCACTACTCCCAAGAAAAAACCAGCCTCCTCTTCCGGCAAGGCCGCCCTCGCCAAAGTCACAGTCCTCGATGGCTCGATACTGGAGGTTACCATTGAT CGCAAAGCTCGCGGCCGAGATCTGCTGAACTCGGTTTGCGCCGGCCTGAACATCCTGGAGAAGGATTACTTCGGATTGACCTACACGACTCCAGTGGATCCACGCGTCTGGCTGGATCTGGAGCGGCCGATCGCCAAATTCTTCCGATCCGATCCGTGGGAGATGAACTTCGAGGTCAAATTCTACCCGCCGGAACCGGCCCAGCTGCAGGAGGACATCACCCGATACCACCTGTGTCTTCAGGTGCGCAACGATATCCTCGAAGGTCGGCTGCCCTGCTCGTTTGTGACGCATGCCCTGCTGGGGTCCTATCTGGTCCAGTCGGAGCTCGGTGATTACGATGCCGACGACATGAAGGATCGAGCCTACCTGAAGGAGTTCAAATTTGCCCCGAACCAGACCCCGGAACTGCTCGATAAGGTTATGGATCTGCACAAAACGCAtaa GGGAcaaactccagctgaagctgAACTTCACTACCTAGAAAACTCAAAGAAACTGGCCATGTATGGTGTAGATCTGCATCCGGCCAAGGATTCTGAAGGTGTAGATATCATGCTGGGAGTTTGCGCTTCGGGATTGCTAGTTTACAGAGATAA acTTCGAATCAACCGTTTTGCCTGGCCCAAGATCCTGAAAATCTCTTACAAGCGTAACAACTTCTACATCAAAATTCGACCGGGTGAGTTCGAGCAGTACGAATCGACGATCGGTTTCAAGCTGGAAAACCACCGGGCAGCGAAAAAGCTATGGAAGGCCTGCGTCGAGCATCACACCTTCTTCCGGCTGATGACTCCGGAACCTATCAAGAGCGGAGTTTTCCCCCGGCTGGGATCGAAGTTCCGGTACTCCGGTAGGACCCACTACGAAACGCGTAAGGCTCCGGTTGAACGACCGGCACCAGATTTCACACGCAGCCTCACCGGAAAACGGCTTTCCAGTAGAAGCATGGATG ctCTGGCTCAGCAAGAAAGGGAGAAGGCAGCCCAGAAAGATCAGAATAAAGACGCCAACAAACGGCACACGATGTCGCATCCTCCAGACCACATTCCGGATCTGGAATCACCCACTCGTGGTTCCCGAAGTCCGATCAAGAAGGACAAGAAAGAACGC CTGAAGCGCGAATCCAGTACCGGAACGGCTTCAGCATCGTCGCAGAGTTCTCTCGAGGGCGACTACGATATCGGGGCGTCGGCATCGAACGTCGTCCATCAG AAACCTGTCGGGGGCGTTGCCGTGCTGCCCGTCGCTGGCAAGAAGGATAAGGACAAAGAGATCAAGGAAGGAGTGTCCCCGGTCAAGGAGGAAACCGTTAatg GAAACAACGGCAATCAGGAACAGCTCAACTCCTCAACGGAGGAAAAATCCTCCCCAACTGGAAAGCGGAAG GGTTTCCTGTTCTCGTCGGGTCGCAAGTCACCGAAAGATAAGAAAACTCCGGTTGCCGTAAGCAACGGTAATGATAATAGTACCGGTAAGAGCAAGGAATCGTCGCCGACTAAGGAACAGGTGCAAGCTGCTGGGCAAAAGGGTCAGGATGCTGGCAAACCAGGTTTCACTAAGCCTTACGAGTACTCGGAAAGCGATCCCAACACTAGTCCGCAGCATAAGAAGAACATCAAGACGCGTGGCTTCCGTTACGACGAGGATCCCTCTGTAACGGCTCGGGATAAGGAAGAGGCACAGCTTAGCCCGAACTCCCAGGGTCGTAGGGCTACGGGATTGGCCTTTAACTATGCTCCGGGTGAAGATCAAAAGGTGCGGGAGTCCGTTGAGAAAAGAGGTGTGGCCGGTGATGTCGGAAAAGATGGTAAACTCTCGCCGAAGGGTGCCGGTCGGGGTTTGCCGGGTGAATCGGAGGCTGAGAAGGGCGTGAGAACTAGCGCCAGATCGTACTCGCCGAATAAGGGACGTGGAGCTGATGCTGCCTTGACCGGGGCTGGATCGTTCCGTCCTTTGGATGATTCTTCGCCTGGAAAGGATTCTAGCACTGCATTCATTCAGGGAGAGCAGGGAGCTGCTTTGGTTCCTGGATATACTGAACCGGCTAAGAAGAAGGTTAAGATCATGGTGATCATTTCCCGATTTGACCCGAAGACCAAGAAGGTCGATACGGCTAATGGAGTGGTTGAGCACTCTACTGGTGTTCTGGACACCCAGACAGGTCAAATCGAAAGCAAGTATGGAGTGATTGATCCGAAGGCCGGAACGATCGTTTGTTTCAACCAACAAACTGGCCAGAACGATACTATTCAGGGACAGGCTGATCCGAAAACCGGACAGATTCACATAGTTAGCGGTGTTGTTAATCCATCGACCGGTAAGGTTGATGACGGTTTGGGTCAGGCCATTGTGATCGCTCCAGATGATGATTCGATCGTGGAAATAACTGCGATAACGAGTAAGATCGATCCTGCGACTGGTAAGATTGATACCACCAATGGAGAGGTGGAGAAGACCCGAGGAATTCTGAACAACAAGACGGGAGTGATTGCTACCAAATACGGTGAGATCAACCCGAAGACCGGTGAACTGCGGACGGTTGACCCCAAGAGCGGTAAGTCTAGCAAACGAACGGTGGCAATTGATAAGGATAATGGTCAGATTACGATCGTTGGTGTTACGGATCCGAAGACCCACAAGATTGACAACAGTCAGGCTCATCTGATTGCCATTGGAAACCAAGTTGATCCGGTTGTCGAAGTGACCTCGGTGCTGGGTAAGCTGGATAAGAAGGGAGTTGTTGATCCGAAGACTATCACCTTCGACAAGAGTACCGGGCAGTTGAACACCGAAGACGGCAGGATTAACACTAAGTTTGGTCAGTTTGATATGGTGAAGCAGACGGTCACTTTCGTTGATCCGAAGACGGGTAAGACCGAAACAAAAGAATGTAAGATCGATCCGGTTACTGGACAGATTGTGTTGAAGAACCAAGTTAATCCAAAGACCGGAAAAGTTGATAAGGATTACGGAAGGATTGTGTCCATTCGTATCGTTCAAAATCGTATCGACCCTGCTAGCGGAAAGCAAGTTTCAACGGTCGAAGATAAGGATATTCGGGTTGATCCTAAGACCAATCAAATCTGGATCCCAGAAGGCAAAGATCCACGAACTGGTGAGGTCATCTACACCTCGAGCCAAGTTGATCCAAAGACCGGCTATGTCATAACAATCTACGGCTATCTTAATCCGAAAACTAACGAAATCGAGAAACAAACTAAGCTGGACCCGAACCTGACCAAGGTTGATCCAACCACCGGTCAAATTTACTCTGCCACTGGCCAGGTAGATGAAGCTACTGGAGAACCTTTGTTTGCTGCCTCCCAAATAAACGATGAAAATGGAGAAATCTATACCAAGGTCGGCCGAGTGGATCCCAAGACCGGAAAGCTGGTTATAATCAAGATTTTGATCCTTACCAAAAAAGACGAACGTGGAAAACCGGAGGAAGTGGATGTCAATGGCGTTGACTTTGATCCGGTGAccggaaaaataaacaacatcgCCACCAAGACTGTCTACGTGTACAAGATGCGTGACCCGATCACCGGCGAAACCTACCAGGTAGATCCGAACGACCCTAGCATAGCGGGAGCCCGAACAACGGTAACCCAGACGATGACCCTCAGCGGAGAAATTGACCCGATCACCGGGCGCATCAAGTCCGAATGGGGCCACATCGACCCGAACACCGGAGACATCGATCCGGCAACCGCCATCAAGGATCCAGTCACTGGAAAACTGATTCTCAACTACGCAGACATCGAACCCAGTCACTTTGGCAAGAACGTCACCGTAACGAAAGAAACCGTCCCCATCACCCGGGAACAGTTCTACGAAGGCATCAAACACCTCGGAAAGAAAGCCATCCGACGGGATTCGGAAAGCTCCGACGACGACATGGCCGAGTACGAACACGATAACGTTAAAGAGATCAGCTCCGGAACGCCCAAAACGGCGGCGGGAGGCAAATTCGGCGGCACCCCCACAGTAGTGAAAACGACAACGAAACAGGTCATCACCAAGAACGAGGACGGCGTCACGCACAACGTCGAGGAGGAGGTGCAGAACCTGGGCACCGGGCAGATCGTCTATTCGACCCAGGAACACAAG cggtga
- the LOC129743570 gene encoding protein 4.1 homolog isoform X2: protein MPGESKTTTPTAAPIPEPAATTPKKKPASSSGKAALAKVTVLDGSILEVTIDRKARGRDLLNSVCAGLNILEKDYFGLTYTTPVDPRVWLDLERPIAKFFRSDPWEMNFEVKFYPPEPAQLQEDITRYHLCLQVRNDILEGRLPCSFVTHALLGSYLVQSELGDYDADDMKDRAYLKEFKFAPNQTPELLDKVMDLHKTHKGQTPAEAELHYLENSKKLAMYGVDLHPAKDSEGVDIMLGVCASGLLVYRDKLRINRFAWPKILKISYKRNNFYIKIRPGEFEQYESTIGFKLENHRAAKKLWKACVEHHTFFRLMTPEPIKSGVFPRLGSKFRYSGRTHYETRKAPVERPAPDFTRSLTGKRLSSRSMDALAQQEREKAAQKDQNKDANKRHTMSHPPDHIPDLESPTRGSRSPIKKDKKERLKRESSTGTASASSQSSLEGDYDIGASASNVVHQKPVGGVAVLPVAGKKDKDKEIKEGVSPVKEETVNGNNGNQEQLNSSTEEKSSPTGKRKGFLFSSGRKSPKDKKTPVAVSNGNDNSTGKSKESSPTKEQVQAAGQKGQDAGKPGFTKPYEYSESDPNTSPQHKKNIKTRGFRYDEDPSVTARDKEEAQLSPNSQGRRATGLAFNYAPGEDQKVRESVEKRGVAGDVGKDGKLSPKGAGRGLPGESEAEKGVRTSARSYSPNKGRGADAALTGAGSFRPLDDSSPGKDSSTAFIQGEQGAALVPGYTEPAKKKVKIMVIISRFDPKTKKVDTANGVVEHSTGVLDTQTGQIESKYGVIDPKAGTIVCFNQQTGQNDTIQGQADPKTGQIHIVSGVVNPSTGKVDDGLGQAIVIAPDDDSIVEITAITSKIDPATGKIDTTNGEVEKTRGILNNKTGVIATKYGEINPKTGELRTVDPKSGKSSKRTVAIDKDNGQITIVGVTDPKTHKIDNSQAHLIAIGNQVDPVVEVTSVLGKLDKKGVVDPKTITFDKSTGQLNTEDGRINTKFGQFDMVKQTVTFVDPKTGKTETKECKIDPVTGQIVLKNQVNPKTGKVDKDYGRIVSIRIVQNRIDPASGKQVSTVEDKDIRVDPKTNQIWIPEGKDPRTGEVIYTSSQVDPKTGYVITIYGYLNPKTNEIEKQTKLDPNLTKVDPTTGQIYSATGQVDEATGEPLFAASQINDENGEIYTKVGRVDPKTGKLVIIKILILTKKDERGKPEEVDVNGVDFDPVTGKINNIATKTVYVYKMRDPITGETYQVDPNDPSIAGARTTVTQTMTLSGEIDPITGRIKSEWGHIDPNTGDIDPATAIKDPVTGKLILNYADIEPSHFGKNVTVTKETVPITREQFYEGIKHLGKKAIRRDSESSDDDMAEYEHDNVKEISSGTPKTAAGGKFGGTPTVVKTTTKQVITKNEDGVTHNVEEEVQNLGTGQIVYSTQEHKADAPSDIQGKFLTATAVTTRTATTHEDLGSKAKTQQLEEKTVATTTTQHGERQEQRTITQEVKTTATVTSGDQFARRGSISSTSSGDSGTPIDGPYGGEDDDSTVIFNKSYTGVDNVAGASKVPTGPNVEHTRVLLDNTVEGVTATGEIESTQTVSSKTRTVETITYQTERDGMVETRVEQKITIQSDGDPIDHDKALAEAIQEATAMNPDMTVEKIEIQQTQ, encoded by the exons ATGCCTGGTGAATCGAAAACGACAACGCCAACGGCGGCCCCCATTCCGGAACCAGCCGCCACTACTCCCAAGAAAAAACCAGCCTCCTCTTCCGGCAAGGCCGCCCTCGCCAAAGTCACAGTCCTCGATGGCTCGATACTGGAGGTTACCATTGAT CGCAAAGCTCGCGGCCGAGATCTGCTGAACTCGGTTTGCGCCGGCCTGAACATCCTGGAGAAGGATTACTTCGGATTGACCTACACGACTCCAGTGGATCCACGCGTCTGGCTGGATCTGGAGCGGCCGATCGCCAAATTCTTCCGATCCGATCCGTGGGAGATGAACTTCGAGGTCAAATTCTACCCGCCGGAACCGGCCCAGCTGCAGGAGGACATCACCCGATACCACCTGTGTCTTCAGGTGCGCAACGATATCCTCGAAGGTCGGCTGCCCTGCTCGTTTGTGACGCATGCCCTGCTGGGGTCCTATCTGGTCCAGTCGGAGCTCGGTGATTACGATGCCGACGACATGAAGGATCGAGCCTACCTGAAGGAGTTCAAATTTGCCCCGAACCAGACCCCGGAACTGCTCGATAAGGTTATGGATCTGCACAAAACGCAtaa GGGAcaaactccagctgaagctgAACTTCACTACCTAGAAAACTCAAAGAAACTGGCCATGTATGGTGTAGATCTGCATCCGGCCAAGGATTCTGAAGGTGTAGATATCATGCTGGGAGTTTGCGCTTCGGGATTGCTAGTTTACAGAGATAA acTTCGAATCAACCGTTTTGCCTGGCCCAAGATCCTGAAAATCTCTTACAAGCGTAACAACTTCTACATCAAAATTCGACCGGGTGAGTTCGAGCAGTACGAATCGACGATCGGTTTCAAGCTGGAAAACCACCGGGCAGCGAAAAAGCTATGGAAGGCCTGCGTCGAGCATCACACCTTCTTCCGGCTGATGACTCCGGAACCTATCAAGAGCGGAGTTTTCCCCCGGCTGGGATCGAAGTTCCGGTACTCCGGTAGGACCCACTACGAAACGCGTAAGGCTCCGGTTGAACGACCGGCACCAGATTTCACACGCAGCCTCACCGGAAAACGGCTTTCCAGTAGAAGCATGGATG ctCTGGCTCAGCAAGAAAGGGAGAAGGCAGCCCAGAAAGATCAGAATAAAGACGCCAACAAACGGCACACGATGTCGCATCCTCCAGACCACATTCCGGATCTGGAATCACCCACTCGTGGTTCCCGAAGTCCGATCAAGAAGGACAAGAAAGAACGC CTGAAGCGCGAATCCAGTACCGGAACGGCTTCAGCATCGTCGCAGAGTTCTCTCGAGGGCGACTACGATATCGGGGCGTCGGCATCGAACGTCGTCCATCAG AAACCTGTCGGGGGCGTTGCCGTGCTGCCCGTCGCTGGCAAGAAGGATAAGGACAAAGAGATCAAGGAAGGAGTGTCCCCGGTCAAGGAGGAAACCGTTAatg GAAACAACGGCAATCAGGAACAGCTCAACTCCTCAACGGAGGAAAAATCCTCCCCAACTGGAAAGCGGAAG GGTTTCCTGTTCTCGTCGGGTCGCAAGTCACCGAAAGATAAGAAAACTCCGGTTGCCGTAAGCAACGGTAATGATAATAGTACCGGTAAGAGCAAGGAATCGTCGCCGACTAAGGAACAGGTGCAAGCTGCTGGGCAAAAGGGTCAGGATGCTGGCAAACCAGGTTTCACTAAGCCTTACGAGTACTCGGAAAGCGATCCCAACACTAGTCCGCAGCATAAGAAGAACATCAAGACGCGTGGCTTCCGTTACGACGAGGATCCCTCTGTAACGGCTCGGGATAAGGAAGAGGCACAGCTTAGCCCGAACTCCCAGGGTCGTAGGGCTACGGGATTGGCCTTTAACTATGCTCCGGGTGAAGATCAAAAGGTGCGGGAGTCCGTTGAGAAAAGAGGTGTGGCCGGTGATGTCGGAAAAGATGGTAAACTCTCGCCGAAGGGTGCCGGTCGGGGTTTGCCGGGTGAATCGGAGGCTGAGAAGGGCGTGAGAACTAGCGCCAGATCGTACTCGCCGAATAAGGGACGTGGAGCTGATGCTGCCTTGACCGGGGCTGGATCGTTCCGTCCTTTGGATGATTCTTCGCCTGGAAAGGATTCTAGCACTGCATTCATTCAGGGAGAGCAGGGAGCTGCTTTGGTTCCTGGATATACTGAACCGGCTAAGAAGAAGGTTAAGATCATGGTGATCATTTCCCGATTTGACCCGAAGACCAAGAAGGTCGATACGGCTAATGGAGTGGTTGAGCACTCTACTGGTGTTCTGGACACCCAGACAGGTCAAATCGAAAGCAAGTATGGAGTGATTGATCCGAAGGCCGGAACGATCGTTTGTTTCAACCAACAAACTGGCCAGAACGATACTATTCAGGGACAGGCTGATCCGAAAACCGGACAGATTCACATAGTTAGCGGTGTTGTTAATCCATCGACCGGTAAGGTTGATGACGGTTTGGGTCAGGCCATTGTGATCGCTCCAGATGATGATTCGATCGTGGAAATAACTGCGATAACGAGTAAGATCGATCCTGCGACTGGTAAGATTGATACCACCAATGGAGAGGTGGAGAAGACCCGAGGAATTCTGAACAACAAGACGGGAGTGATTGCTACCAAATACGGTGAGATCAACCCGAAGACCGGTGAACTGCGGACGGTTGACCCCAAGAGCGGTAAGTCTAGCAAACGAACGGTGGCAATTGATAAGGATAATGGTCAGATTACGATCGTTGGTGTTACGGATCCGAAGACCCACAAGATTGACAACAGTCAGGCTCATCTGATTGCCATTGGAAACCAAGTTGATCCGGTTGTCGAAGTGACCTCGGTGCTGGGTAAGCTGGATAAGAAGGGAGTTGTTGATCCGAAGACTATCACCTTCGACAAGAGTACCGGGCAGTTGAACACCGAAGACGGCAGGATTAACACTAAGTTTGGTCAGTTTGATATGGTGAAGCAGACGGTCACTTTCGTTGATCCGAAGACGGGTAAGACCGAAACAAAAGAATGTAAGATCGATCCGGTTACTGGACAGATTGTGTTGAAGAACCAAGTTAATCCAAAGACCGGAAAAGTTGATAAGGATTACGGAAGGATTGTGTCCATTCGTATCGTTCAAAATCGTATCGACCCTGCTAGCGGAAAGCAAGTTTCAACGGTCGAAGATAAGGATATTCGGGTTGATCCTAAGACCAATCAAATCTGGATCCCAGAAGGCAAAGATCCACGAACTGGTGAGGTCATCTACACCTCGAGCCAAGTTGATCCAAAGACCGGCTATGTCATAACAATCTACGGCTATCTTAATCCGAAAACTAACGAAATCGAGAAACAAACTAAGCTGGACCCGAACCTGACCAAGGTTGATCCAACCACCGGTCAAATTTACTCTGCCACTGGCCAGGTAGATGAAGCTACTGGAGAACCTTTGTTTGCTGCCTCCCAAATAAACGATGAAAATGGAGAAATCTATACCAAGGTCGGCCGAGTGGATCCCAAGACCGGAAAGCTGGTTATAATCAAGATTTTGATCCTTACCAAAAAAGACGAACGTGGAAAACCGGAGGAAGTGGATGTCAATGGCGTTGACTTTGATCCGGTGAccggaaaaataaacaacatcgCCACCAAGACTGTCTACGTGTACAAGATGCGTGACCCGATCACCGGCGAAACCTACCAGGTAGATCCGAACGACCCTAGCATAGCGGGAGCCCGAACAACGGTAACCCAGACGATGACCCTCAGCGGAGAAATTGACCCGATCACCGGGCGCATCAAGTCCGAATGGGGCCACATCGACCCGAACACCGGAGACATCGATCCGGCAACCGCCATCAAGGATCCAGTCACTGGAAAACTGATTCTCAACTACGCAGACATCGAACCCAGTCACTTTGGCAAGAACGTCACCGTAACGAAAGAAACCGTCCCCATCACCCGGGAACAGTTCTACGAAGGCATCAAACACCTCGGAAAGAAAGCCATCCGACGGGATTCGGAAAGCTCCGACGACGACATGGCCGAGTACGAACACGATAACGTTAAAGAGATCAGCTCCGGAACGCCCAAAACGGCGGCGGGAGGCAAATTCGGCGGCACCCCCACAGTAGTGAAAACGACAACGAAACAGGTCATCACCAAGAACGAGGACGGCGTCACGCACAACGTCGAGGAGGAGGTGCAGAACCTGGGCACCGGGCAGATCGTCTATTCGACCCAGGAACACAAG GCCGATGCCCCCAGCGACATCCAGGGCAAGTTCCTGACGGCCACGGCCGTAACGACGCGAACGGCCACCACCCACGAAGATCTGGGCAGCAAAGCCAAAACGCAACAGCTGGAGGAAAAGACGGTGGCCACGACGACGACCCAACATGGCGAACGCCAGGAACAGCGCACCATTACCCAGGAAGTGAAAACCACGGCCACGG